The Meiothermus ruber DSM 1279 genome includes the window TCTTGGTGGCAGGGCGGTGGCTTGCTGCAGGGCCCCAAAGCGCAGCGCACCCTGCTGCAGCGCGCGCAATATGGAGTAGACCCCACGCTGGCCCAATAATTCCAGCACTTCCTCGAGGGGCTGTTTTTTAGATTGGACCATACATATACCGTATCCAAGAGATTTTCGAACCAAATACACCAGCACTACAAAGCGACCATATGGTTAGTTTGGGAAATTTTCCAGAATAAAGGTGAAGACCGGCTTATCGCTCGGGTGGTTTGGGAAGGTACTGCCGGCCCCAGCGATCTATGGCCTCGATTACCGCCTGTAGGGCCTGCCCCGCCTCCGTCAAGGCATAGCTGGTGCGCGGGGGCATGGTGGAGTGAATTGTTTTGGAGATGATACCCAGGTGCTCAAGCTTCTCCACGCGCTGGGCCAGGGTGGCCGGGTTGCAGCCGCCCACGGCCCTGGAAAGCTCGTTAAAGCCTTTCGAACCATCCAATAAGCTGCGAATAATGTGTAGCGTCCACTTCTCCTGCAGTACGTTGATGGCTTCGTATACAGGGCAAAAGCTGTGGTCTACTTCGGTGGTTTCCGGGGCAATGGCTTTAGCCATACTGCTTTTCATCTTAGCACACTATTACTTTCTTTGCCCAAACGCTTGACATAACAAACTGCTATAAAATAGTATGCGCTTGTTGATCCGAAGCATGAGCCGGATCAAGCTGGAGGAGAAGCACATGAATTGGAACCTGGACAGCAGTCATACCACCGTGGCCTTTGCCGTAAAGCACATGGGCTTCTTTACTGTGCGCGGCCAGTTCAAAAAAGTGGCCGGTACCGTTACGACCAACGAGCAGGGGGTGCCAAGCCAGATTAGCGTTTCGATTGAGGCCGCCAGCATCGAGACGGGCGAGGCCCAGCGGGACGCTCACCTGCGTTCGCCCGACTTTCTAGATGCCGAGCAGTATCCTCAAATACGCTTTGAGAGCAGCCAGGTTGAAGCCCTGGGGCAGAACAGATACAAGATTCACGGCAACCTGACCATCCGGGACACCACCCGTCCAGTGACCCTCGAGGCCGAGGTAAGCCCTGCCATCAAAGACCCCTGGGGCCTCACCCGTATTGGGGCAACGGCCACGGGTGTGATTAACCGCAAGGACTGGGGGCTCACCTGGAACCAGGTGCTCGAGTTTGGCGCTTTGCTGGTAGGCGAAGAGGTAAAACTCAACATCGAGGTCGAGGCGGTTGCGGCGCAGGCCGAAGCAGCGGCCTAAATCCCTCGAGCCCTGCCCGGCACCTGCCAGCAAAGGTGGGTGCTGGGCTTATCTGGGCCTCGCCTTGCGGCAGGATCGTGCTTTAGGTTGATGTGAGAAGCCGGCCGCGGCGCTAACTTAAGCTATGCGCTTTACGCTGGCGCTGTTTGTGTTATGGTTGGCGGCCTGCGCCCCGACTCACCTGGGGAGCGTGCCCTACTACCCCTACAACCTCGACGATTTTCCCATCTTCACCAGCCCCGCAGGCCAGCCCCTATATGGCTGGCGGCGCTATGAGGAGCGCCGCTGGACGGCTGTGGCCCGTAGGCCGCCTGGCGCTTTTGACTTCTCCATCATCCTGGAGCTGGGCCACCCGCACTGGCCCAGGCCTCCTTTC containing:
- a CDS encoding winged helix-turn-helix transcriptional regulator — protein: MAKAIAPETTEVDHSFCPVYEAINVLQEKWTLHIIRSLLDGSKGFNELSRAVGGCNPATLAQRVEKLEHLGIISKTIHSTMPPRTSYALTEAGQALQAVIEAIDRWGRQYLPKPPER
- a CDS encoding YceI family protein, which encodes MRLLIRSMSRIKLEEKHMNWNLDSSHTTVAFAVKHMGFFTVRGQFKKVAGTVTTNEQGVPSQISVSIEAASIETGEAQRDAHLRSPDFLDAEQYPQIRFESSQVEALGQNRYKIHGNLTIRDTTRPVTLEAEVSPAIKDPWGLTRIGATATGVINRKDWGLTWNQVLEFGALLVGEEVKLNIEVEAVAAQAEAAA